The DNA sequence CATTGATGTGCATAGTTAATCGCACGCTCAAAGCGTGTCAGCAGGCAATGCCTGCCGCCTGAAAATCTTCTTTGATTTTCAGGCCGATTAACTATATGGCTGCAAACCAACATAGACGCCCACAGCTTTATTCCCAAGGAATACTGGGAAAGCCATTTCCAAGAGGTGAAGGCCATACTGCCCCAGGCGGATGTAACCGTTTATGAGCAAGATGGCAAGGTCAGAGGCTTTTTAGGCATAGCAGATGGCTCCTATATTGCAGGGCTGTTTGTTGCCAAGGCACATCAGGGGCAGGGTATTGGAGAGGCCCTGCTCAGCGCCTGTAAAAAGCGCCTGCCCAGCCTGACCTTGGATGTATACACCCGGAACCGGCCTGCCATCTCTTTTTATAGTCAATGAACATCAAAAGTGGATCACTTTTGATGTCGCACGGTCAAACCGTGCGATCGCCTAAAAGGCGAATTCATTAGACTTCATAGTGGATTGTGCGCCTTTGGCGCAGCGGCAGGCACAGCCTTCTGTTTGAAAACTGTGACAGTTTTCAAATTAATTCACTATATAAAAAGCACGGCTTTGCGGTAACCGAAGAAAAAATAAACAGCGATACCGGTGAAAGCGAATACACCATGGTGTGGAAGCGCCCAGACTAATCCGGCTTCAAGCCTTGTCTTTTTCATTAGAGAAAAACAAGGCTTTTTTAAGTTCCCACACTGGCTACAAAATCGAGAAACGTTAAATTTTAACTATTTTTAACATAGGCCGCTCTAGCCAGCCCAAGCAAAATGTGCTACACTTATTTTGTTCGACAGATTCAGACAAAAATATGCATTTGAAGGGAGCCTGTCTCTTGATTAATGACGATTATATAACCTTTACCATCAGCGTTGAAAAAAACATCGCTCTGATTGCCCACGATAACAAAAAGTCGGAGCTTATTGATTGGTGCCTCCAGCATAAGAGCATTTTGCAGAACCACCGCCTTTGCGGAACCGGCACCACCGCCCGTATGATCACCGACCGCACCGGTATGCAGGTGCTGGGCTACAACAGCGGCCCTTTGGGCGGTGACCAGCAGCTCGGAGCTAAAATTGTGGAAGGGAAAATCGACATGGTCATTTTCTTTTCTGACCCTCTCACTGCCCAGCCCCATGACCCGGATGTGAAGGCACTTCTGCGCATTGTGCAGGTATACGATATTCCCATGGCCAGCAACAAATCCACCGCGGATTTTATGATTACCTCCCCGCTGATGGATGAACCCTATAACCATCAGGTGATTAACTTTAACAAAAACATTCGCCAGCGTGCGGAAACTCTTTAAAAAAACCTTACAGATACCAACGTTTTTGTTTGTTTGCTATTCTGCGCTGGATATTGCTGGAAGCTTGGGAAATTTTATTAACATATTGTTCATCACTTGTCAATATATAAGAGATGAATCCCATAGGTGCATCGTGTATAT is a window from the Oscillospiraceae bacterium MB08-C2-2 genome containing:
- a CDS encoding GNAT family N-acetyltransferase; the encoded protein is MKAILPQADVTVYEQDGKVRGFLGIADGSYIAGLFVAKAHQGQGIGEALLSACKKRLPSLTLDVYTRNRPAISFYSQ
- a CDS encoding methylglyoxal synthase codes for the protein MHLKGACLLINDDYITFTISVEKNIALIAHDNKKSELIDWCLQHKSILQNHRLCGTGTTARMITDRTGMQVLGYNSGPLGGDQQLGAKIVEGKIDMVIFFSDPLTAQPHDPDVKALLRIVQVYDIPMASNKSTADFMITSPLMDEPYNHQVINFNKNIRQRAETL